The Phragmites australis chromosome 15, lpPhrAust1.1, whole genome shotgun sequence genome window below encodes:
- the LOC133892346 gene encoding E3 ubiquitin protein ligase RIN2-like gives MAAVNYLYVAAASAAASVAALQWWAASLLDDEARVGGGGDWIAAVLRSRVTVALLANLAAQVFLVLVLALKTLFFVQLTSLETRKVLEHIINYVIYKGTFLPLVVPPSSQQMILWSTWLLFLCSLKMFQSLVRERLEQLNISPSATPSKYFRVYSALLLVLSADLLWMRFCVGFCSSCNSKLFCLLFFEPLSIAFETLQSIMVHGFQLFDIWQRHLMDSGADFLDFQKSYKQAAGSFSEWRGKLIRNFSFAIDLISLLMSLGHYSMIFWLRGMVFHLVDAVLLLNLRALIVSFLKRIKTYIKLRKALSSLDGALPDATYDEICAYDDECAICRGPMARAKKLSCNHLFHLACLRSWLDQGLMEGYSCPTCRRPLFLSSEVHTRATTTEVANVQRIAEQLNMGLNQQRVPGNEHPIGQQNPSDAVWRGAGLDASWVPPWSNPGMDDPSSSTAVRSVGLTGVQMMMRQLASVTDNYGHADATWNLWPEPVAGSSLVPSSSAMSDSASGAGLRLRGTAGARNGSISEVLTMVDRVREVLPHIPDELIIEDLMRTNNINATVNNLLLMQ, from the exons ATGGCGGCGGTGAACTACCTCTACGTCGCGGCCGCCTCCGCGGCGGCCAGCGTGGCCGCGCTGCAGTGGTGGGCGGCGTCGCTCCTCGACGATGAGGCCCGGGTGGGCGGGGGCGGCGACTGGATCGCGGCCGTGCTGCGGTCGCGGGTGACCGTCGCGCTGCTGGCGAATCTGGCGGCGCAGGTGTTCCTCGTCCTCGTTCTCGCGCTCAAG ACTCTATTTTTTGTTCAGCTAACTTCTTTAGAGACCAGGAAAGTGTTGGAGCACATCATTAACTATGTAATTTACAAG GGAACTTTTCTCCCACTGGTTGTGCCTCCTAGTTCTCAACAAATGATCCTTTGGTCAACTTGGTTGCTCTTTCTTTGTTCACTGAAG ATGTTTCAATCATTGGTCAGAGAACGTCTTGAGCAGCTCAATATTTCTCCTTCAGCAACTCCATCAAAATATTTTCGTGTGTACTCTGCATTGCTGCTGGTTTTATCAGCTGATCTGCTATG GATGAGGTTCTGTGTAGGGTTCTGCAGCTCCTGTAATTCCAAATTATTTTGCCTCCTGTTCTTTGAGCCACTTAGTATTGCCTTTGAGACGCTGCAG TCTATCATGGTGCATGGGTTTCAGTTGTTTGACATTTGGCAGCGACATCTAATGGACAGCGGTGCAGACtttcttgatttccaaaaatcttaTAAGCAAGCAGCAG GATCTTTTTCTGAATGGAGAGGAAAGCTTATCAGGAATTTCAGTTTTGCCATTGATTTGATAAGTTTGTTGATGTCACTTGGTCATTACTCAATGATCTTTTGGCTCCGTGGTATGGTGTTTCATCTGGTTGATGCAGTTCTCTTATTGAACTTGCGT GCTCTTATAGTTTCATTTTTGAAGCGCATTAAGACTTACATCAAGTTACGGAAGGCACTTAGTTCACTTGATGGAGCACTTCCAGATGCTACATATGATGAAATTTGCGCTTATGATGATGAGTGTGCCATCTGCAGG GGACCAATGGCTCGAGCTAAAAAGTTGTCCTGCAACCATCTATTTCATCTAGCTTGCTTGCGATCTTG GTTGGATCAAGGACTAATGGAAGGTTACTCTTGTCCAACTTGTCGAAGACCACTCTTTCTGTCATCTGAAGTACATACGAGGGCTACGACCACCGAGGTAGCAAATGTTCAGCGAATTGCGGAACAGCTTAATATGGGGTTGAATCAGCAGAGGGTTCCTGGTAATGAACATCCCATTGGACAGCAGAACCCTTCAGATGCTGTTTGGAG AGGTGCTGGTCTTGATGCTAGCTGGGTTCCACCATGGTCAAACCCTGGGATGGACGATCCCAGTTCCTCTACTGCAGTGAGATCAGTAGGTCTTACTGGAGTTCAGATGATGATGAGGCAGTTGGCTTCTGTGACCGACAATTATGGGCATGCTGATGCCACCTGGAACCTATGGCCTGAGCCAGTGGCTGGGTCCTCGCTTGTTCCATCATCTTCTGCGATGTCTGATAGTGCATCTGGTGCTGGATTGCGGCTCCGAGGCACTGCAGGAGCTAGAAATGGAAGTATTTCGGAGGTACTCACCATGGTAGATAGAGTACGGGAAGTTTTACCTCACATCCCTGACGAGCTAATTATAGAG GATTTGATGAGGACGAACAATATAAATGCTACTGTGAATAATCTCCTGCTGATGCAATAG